From Natronocella acetinitrilica, a single genomic window includes:
- a CDS encoding DUF7210 family protein: protein MSKQNQALVEVTLKKAGHSHKGKPVAEGGKIKVSPAQRDWMAKRDLIVGAAPKAEG, encoded by the coding sequence ATGAGCAAGCAGAATCAGGCACTGGTCGAGGTGACCCTCAAGAAGGCTGGCCACAGCCACAAGGGCAAGCCCGTGGCCGAGGGCGGCAAGATCAAGGTGAGCCCCGCGCAGCGGGACTGGATGGCAAAGCGCGACCTCATCGTGGGTGCCGCGCCCAAGGCGGAGGGCTAA